GCCCATACCCATGGAGGACTccacagcaaaaaaaaaattagcGTAGCGCCAGTCAGCGTCCCTCCCCCGAGCATATACGCGTGGACTTTGGTGAGGCGGTGTCAGAAGCGCTAATAAAGTGTGCCGCTGGTACCTGCATGCCACTGAATCCCCCTTTGCCAGACCATGgcgctccaccaccaccacactcAGAGTTCAGCTGGGAGAAATGGTGGGTAGATCAGTGAAGGCAAGAGCTGAACAACGCTAGGCACGACTCACGCGAGTGATGAAAACAAGCACACAGGCCAGACAACCACCTCACCCTTATCACTCTGCGTGAATATCTGTGTGTCGGTGTATATGCCGCCAAGAGAGCACGGTGCTGGTGACTGAATGCAGTTAATTTCTCTCGTTGATTCTTGTTATCCAATACTCATTTATGcgtttctttcccttttacAACTGGCACACACAAGGGAAGAGCAAGCGGCGCAGACAGAGATGGAAAGACAGGGAGACGGACGCTTCTGGCACTCAGCAGGGGAGTGGCGAGGTGGACAAGCGCAGAGAGAAGTACACAGGCGCGTGCATACAAGTCTcacgcacagcagcgtctcAGTGCAGGAGagcaggcagcggtggtCATTAGCCAGTGTCGCGGTGTGTATGAAGCTTTTCAACAGCGTGGGGGCGTGCGAAAGGGTGGAAGAAATGCGAGGAATGCCATAGTCGCTCGCGCTGATCCCTGACAGCTGCAAAACATGCGATGATACCACACAGTGACGGCTGACCccatcctctcccctcccctcgatttcgtcttctctcttcgacTCCATTGGCGTGGACTGTGGATGCTCTCACGTGCTCGCATCCCTCCCTCACTGTTCTTTCGTCTTTAAATCCTCGCATCCCTCCCTCATGCTTGGCATTCACCACTTAAGCACCCATGCGGAGGGCTATGCTGCCGGGGATACGTACGGTGCCACTGCTCACCGTGATGACATTGTCATGGATTTTGGTGCCGTTCATGTGCTGgatgcactgctgcaccgacTCCGGGTTGTCAAAGCAAATCATGACCATCAGCTCGAGGCGGTTCACATCGAGAATTCGGCCAAAGGCAGAGAAGTGCTTCATGAGGTGGCTGTTCGTGGTGCCGAAGGGTACGTTGTCAATGAAGGCAACGTTCGCCTCAAACGGTGGtaggcgcggcggcggcggcggtggtggcggcggctgatACGGCTGCAGGTGGAGCTGGTGCTCCTGGTACTGCTGCGGCTGGTGAAAGCTCTGCGGCGACTGCAGATGAGCGCCACTTCGACCGCGCATGCCACTGGTGCCGCGGCCGTGGTTGTTCTCATTAGCACGGCTCCCACCACGCTCTCCACGACAACTGCCACCCCTACGCGCCGTCCCCTCACCCGCCTCCCCTCGCGCGCCGTtgctcctctttttcgtctGCGCGTCGCGCTTCTTCTGATCCCCGTACGACTCGAAGCTCAAGAATTCTGCCGCGAGGCTCCTCTTGTCGCTCCTGGCATTGCCCCTCGTCCTTCGCGAGAGTTTGCTTCGACTGCCGCTGGCAACGGCCTTTTCTGGCTCCGGAGAGACTGACAAGACAGTGGTCGCCTCGGCTATACCGGGAATGGCCTCGAGTTTTGCCTTGGCAGccttcgctgccgcctcgtctCGGAAGGTGACAAACACGGTTGTAATGTCCCTCTTGTTGTTCTTCTTCTCACGGAAGGAGCCGACGGCCTCGACCTCGGGCCAATcccgcagcgtcgcctccaccgctgaAAAGTGGGTCGTGCGGCACGACGTCTGCACAAGTCGGCCGTCCATCACGGAGGGTCGCTCCCTCGCACCTCAGCAGCCTGAGGCGTGGATGGGCGTGTTTATGCTGGGagtctttcctcttcctcttccgaCTGGGTGGCGgttagagagagagagaggcacacgtgGGTGACGCGCGCAAGGCAcagacagcagcagacaaAGAAgcccgacacacacacgcctaaTCAAAGGATCGCTGGGCTCCCCTTACGAGCCCTCGTATTTCGGAGGGGGGACGGCGTGGGGGGAAGATGGAGGATGAGGGGAGGCGGTTAATGTATGGCGCGTTTGTGTGCCACGAAAATGGGTTGCACTGCGCGGCACTCACGGCCAGAGAAAACGGAATGtggagacgcagagagaggggaggaggaggaggaggggattTTGAAGATGatgaaagagaacgagagcaGGTCAATGTCTGAGGTATGTCGCCGCCCTGTAGTGTGCCCACAGACGCCATCATCAGGGTGCAGCTGGGGCAGCCTCGCAAACACAACAGTGGCCGCATCACTGTGGGGACCcttttgccccccccccctctctcctcccatCACTGTCCGTGTGCTGTGCTGTCCTCTAGTTGGTGGGGTTGATTGTGTTGATATTGATAGTGGCAGAGTATCGCCTCCGTCGTCGGGGAGGGGCGAGTTAATAACAAGACACCGTTACCAGACGAATGCAACGCAGGTGCCGATTACTGCCTCACcagagaggcggaggggaaagagggatgTTCAGCGCTTCTATTGAGCGAGTGCctgtcaccctccagcctccagcacagagaaagggacgcGCACTGCCTTAAACTCACCTCTCCAGTGTCATCGCGCGAGGATCACCGAGGTGCTGCCAAATAACTTGCAGCTCCTCAAGCTCCGGCATAAAGTCGGCCCTCCAGCGATCTTCGGTGATGGCGCCATCCTGGTAGGCCGACATGATGCGCCCGTAGACGCTGAAAGCGGCGTCACGCTCctcgagagagggggcgccCTCCTCAGTCTGCATCCGCATGGCGGCACTCATCGCGCAAAGGCCGTCGAAGAGGTGTGACACAACGCGCTCCATCTGCAGCGCAgctttctcctcctgcgGAAGAGCTTCATAGGCCTCCTGCGCGCACTTAAACTCGGTtgcagcggcagcctcgGCCTCACTCCAATGCTTTACCCCAACCGCGTGCAGCGACTGCAATACCGCCTCGCCAGACGACTGTGCGCGACGCTGCGTgaggggtgtgggtgccGCTAGCTGAGCtcgagctgcagcgatgcCGTCGGTCTCGACACGAATGGCAGCGCGTCGCAGGAAGGCGGCAGGTACGCCTGACATAGCAGGGCCCTCCGCGACGATGTGGGCAATACGAAGAATGTCAAACTGCTGAAGGGCAGCGAGATATGGGTCGCTGGGGTCATCCAGCAGCCTCTGTAGCGAGCTCTGTGCCCGGCGCGGTGCCGTGAGTGGTGCAGAGTGCATGGCAACAGCTGAGGCAGCCGGCGCATGAAAGATAGTGAAGTAAGATGCGCAGACTCGCCGTGAGAGGCCAACACCACGTCCAGTTCTCGTGCGGCAGTGCACGGCCCTCGGCACCATTAGCCCTAGCTTATGCACACGTGCATCGGTGAACAGAAGAAACATGAATGTAGAGGGGAGAGGACAACGAGACTGAACGCCGCTCCTCCCTGAGGGtggaaaacacacacacacacgcgcgcacgtgtaTGAGGACGCGCTTTGGAGGCGTGTATGGGATGATGGAGAAAGCGACTTAGCTGTGCAGAGGCAAGAAAATGAGGAGATCGCAAGAATAACACCCCTCTCGCATACCCACGTCTACAGCAGCAGGACTTTTACTGGCACGTGTAGTCTCCCTGTTTGCTGGCGTACaccactctcctcctcctcctcgagtgGCATGAGTAGAGATTCCCCCGGCTGATGGATTGGCattgttgtttgtttgtttgcttcgcGGGAAGCGAGGAGACGGCGATGAGCTCTATGGCGCAGGGAGGTGCATACAGGGGATGGGCACATACAGATGGGCAAAGAGAGAATGGGAAAACAGACACCGAAACGgcatgggaggggggagggggggaagagggagtgagcagcggcggcggcggaacggggggagagaggccaGTCGTGTGCACGAGGACAGAGCGCAAGAGAGTGCTAGGTGGGTGTGGCTTtggaagaaagagggagagaggcgtgaAGGCAATGAACAACGACGGCAgcaggagggcgaggagggtaCGATCGCCGGTCGACCTTGCTGCAGCCCCAAACTGGCCCTTTGcacttccctccctcctctcctcactaCTATCAGCGAATCTCTTCTCAGGTCTCTTCTCAGGCACTCTATACACTAGCCTCCCCCAAGCGCCCCCACGGCCGATCCACTCATCACACCGTTGCCCCActccccttctctgccaTCCTCCGCTTGTGCTGGCCGCTTCGTCTCCCTTGAAGAGCCCCATAAACGATGAAACTCGAGtatgcacagagagacgcgcaAACAGGCAAGTGACGGAGTCTTCTCGTAGGAAAATGCCCaacgcaccgccgctgctgctgagcaggAGCTCACAGCGCGGGAGAGGCCACGTTTAGATTTGTGCACAACTCGCTCAAGGCACCACGCAcgtcgtcgcgcagcgcagagagCTTTGCCCGCACCTCCGCCACGTTCTGGGACCACACGTGCCGATTGCCCTCCACTGTGTGCTCAGCACGACGACAACGAGACTCAACCATCGCATCAATCATCTCTTGATGCAGCACGAGCAGACGTCGCATGTGCTCCAGGGCCGGCTGCACAGTGGACAAGCGAAGCTCCTCTGCTGATGACGCCGCggtcgcagcggcagcgctggtcGTGGGTATCGCACTCCAGCGCGATGCACCGGGAGTGCCAAGCTCGGTCACAACGCTTCGCGACCCTGCCCCTGCGAGCCGCTGCTCTCGTAACGCATGGAATCGCACGCAGGCAGACTCAACCTCACGTGGTAGCAGTTGCCGCACACGCTGCTCAACACGCTCGGTGAGCTGCGTCTGCTCCTGCCCTCGCATTTCTCGCTCCTGCCGCAGGCTGGCCGAGAGACGTGCTGAGAGCGcttcctgctgctcctgcaggtGGGTCACGTCGTGTGTGAGGGCCTTTACAATGTCCTGAAGCAGATCGGCGTGCTTCTGCAGCGGTGCCCGGGCATGGTGGGTCCACAcattcgcctcctcctccaaaAGGGCCTTCCACTCTGCCTT
This genomic interval from Leishmania braziliensis MHOM/BR/75/M2904 complete genome, chromosome 17 contains the following:
- a CDS encoding putative RNA-binding protein, which gives rise to MDGRLVQTSCRTTHFSAVEATLRDWPEVEAVGSFREKKNNKRDITTVFVTFRDEAAAKAAKAKLEAIPGIAEATTVLSVSPEPEKAVASGSRSKLSRRTRGNARSDKRSLAAEFLSFESYGDQKKRDAQTKKRSNGARGEAGEGTARRGGSCRGERGGSRANENNHGRGTSGMRGRSGAHLQSPQSFHQPQQYQEHQLHLQPYQPPPPPPPPPRLPPFEANVAFIDNVPFGTTNSHLMKHFSAFGRILDVNRLELMVMICFDNPESVQQCIQHMNGTKIHDNVITVSSGTVRIPGSIALRMGA